The following are from one region of the Segatella oris genome:
- a CDS encoding T9SS C-terminal target domain-containing protein — MKSNLIKLFLFGCLVMPLGAKAAGPVKFFCIELRNGTKTEFALSDTPKITFASGSMTASTEKRNITVALSDIVHYSFSEKSLTDGISTPSQRRVDKLQADYDEGHIRLRGLLAGAPVSVVTIGGRLVFKTQALSDGLLDISLSSYPAGVYMVCTPNGNLKIAVNK, encoded by the coding sequence ATGAAAAGTAATCTAATCAAATTATTTCTGTTCGGATGCTTAGTCATGCCCTTGGGAGCGAAAGCAGCAGGGCCTGTGAAGTTCTTTTGCATAGAACTCCGGAACGGAACGAAGACAGAGTTTGCACTTTCTGACACACCCAAAATCACTTTTGCTAGCGGAAGCATGACCGCTTCGACAGAAAAACGAAACATTACCGTGGCTTTATCGGACATCGTTCATTACAGTTTTAGTGAGAAAAGTCTTACCGATGGTATTTCTACACCGTCCCAACGCCGTGTGGATAAACTGCAGGCAGATTACGATGAGGGGCATATTCGCTTGCGAGGACTCCTTGCTGGAGCACCAGTTAGTGTGGTAACAATCGGTGGGCGATTGGTTTTTAAGACACAGGCTTTATCAGATGGTTTGCTCGACATCAGCCTTTCGTCCTATCCAGCAGGCGTATACATGGTATGCACACCAAATGGTAATCTCAAGATAGCCGTTAATAAATGA
- a CDS encoding HAD family hydrolase gives MKREVKAALFDLDGVIFNTEPQYTEFWRSQCRLYHPEKPGLENQIKGQTLVEIYEKYFADVKEEQVKITERLNEFEANMHFDYVDGFLDFVADLRHHGVKTAVVTSSNVAKMNTVYAKRPSFKSLFDRILTSEDFTASKPDPAPYLKGAECFGLSPLQCVGFEDSFNGLKAVRGAGVFTVGLSTTNPKEAIKPYADIVIPNYVGKSYDWLAGELD, from the coding sequence ATGAAAAGAGAGGTAAAGGCAGCTTTGTTTGATTTGGACGGTGTTATATTCAACACCGAACCGCAGTATACGGAATTCTGGAGGTCGCAATGCAGGTTGTATCATCCCGAAAAGCCCGGATTGGAAAATCAAATTAAGGGACAAACGCTCGTTGAAATCTATGAGAAATATTTTGCTGACGTGAAGGAAGAACAGGTAAAGATAACCGAAAGATTGAACGAGTTTGAAGCCAATATGCATTTTGATTATGTTGATGGCTTTCTGGATTTTGTTGCCGATCTGCGTCATCATGGTGTGAAGACGGCTGTTGTCACGAGCAGTAATGTTGCTAAGATGAACACGGTTTATGCGAAAAGGCCTTCTTTCAAGAGTTTGTTTGACCGCATTTTAACCAGTGAAGACTTCACCGCGAGTAAGCCTGATCCTGCTCCTTATTTGAAAGGTGCTGAATGTTTTGGCTTATCTCCGTTGCAATGTGTAGGATTTGAAGATAGTTTCAATGGCTTGAAAGCTGTCCGTGGGGCTGGAGTGTTCACGGTTGGTCTGTCAACTACCAATCCGAAAGAGGCGATTAAACCTTATGCAGATATTGTTATTCCCAACTATGTCGGCAAAAGCTATGACTGGTTGGCAGGCGAATTAGATTGA
- the panB gene encoding 3-methyl-2-oxobutanoate hydroxymethyltransferase — MGYLSIDKKKITSKTFVELKQVGEKITMLTAYDYTTAGIIDAAGIDGILVGDSASNVMAGNETTLPISIDQMIYHARAVARACKHCLVVCDMPFGSYQVSREEGVRNAVRMMKETGVDALKMEGGIEIADTIRGIIDAGIPVMGHLGLTPQSVHKFGGYGLRAKEEAEAEKLLNDARTLDAVGCFAITLEKVPAKLAEEVTKSVSCATIGIGAGSGTDGQILVYADALGMTQGFKPKFLRHFADVSKCMTDGVQEYIHTVKACSFPNIDESY, encoded by the coding sequence ATGGGATATTTATCAATTGACAAGAAAAAGATTACATCGAAAACCTTCGTGGAATTAAAGCAGGTTGGTGAGAAAATCACAATGCTTACCGCCTATGATTATACTACTGCAGGCATTATTGACGCTGCAGGCATTGACGGAATTTTGGTGGGTGACTCGGCTTCTAACGTCATGGCTGGCAATGAGACCACTCTTCCTATTAGCATAGATCAAATGATTTATCATGCAAGAGCTGTGGCTCGTGCTTGCAAGCATTGTTTGGTTGTCTGTGATATGCCTTTCGGAAGCTATCAGGTGAGCCGTGAAGAAGGTGTCCGTAATGCTGTCAGGATGATGAAAGAGACAGGCGTTGACGCCTTGAAAATGGAGGGTGGCATTGAAATTGCAGATACCATAAGAGGCATTATCGATGCAGGTATTCCTGTAATGGGACATTTGGGATTGACGCCACAGAGCGTACATAAGTTTGGTGGTTATGGTCTTCGCGCCAAAGAAGAAGCTGAAGCAGAGAAACTTCTGAATGATGCGCGGACGCTTGATGCTGTCGGTTGTTTTGCGATTACCCTTGAGAAAGTGCCTGCAAAGCTTGCGGAAGAAGTCACAAAGTCTGTTAGTTGTGCAACTATTGGTATTGGTGCGGGTAGCGGTACAGATGGACAGATATTGGTTTATGCAGACGCTTTGGGAATGACACAAGGTTTCAAACCAAAGTTCCTGCGTCATTTTGCGGATGTGAGTAAGTGTATGACTGATGGTGTTCAGGAGTATATTCACACCGTGAAGGCTTGTTCTTTCCCGAATATTGACGAAAGCTATTGA
- a CDS encoding MBL fold metallo-hydrolase, with translation MLKIKRFLCNMLQENCYVVSDETDECVIIDCGAFYEEDLAAIKDYIHFEGLKPVHLLATHGHIDHNFGNGMVYKEYGLKVEVHEGDKPLMLKLKEQALQIAGVKLEEDLPSVGKYLTGKDTIAFGSHVFTIIETPGHSHGSVFFYDEEEHVAFTGDTLFQRSIGRTDFEGGSMFQMIQSLRIVCQLPDDTRVYPGHGPETTIGAELATNPYLDR, from the coding sequence ATGTTAAAGATAAAACGCTTTTTGTGCAACATGTTGCAGGAAAACTGCTATGTTGTGAGTGATGAAACTGATGAATGTGTCATCATTGATTGCGGTGCTTTCTATGAAGAAGACTTAGCTGCAATCAAAGATTATATTCATTTTGAAGGGTTGAAACCGGTGCATCTTCTTGCCACGCATGGTCATATAGATCACAATTTCGGCAACGGAATGGTTTATAAGGAGTATGGCTTGAAGGTTGAAGTGCATGAAGGGGATAAGCCTTTGATGCTGAAACTCAAGGAACAGGCGCTTCAGATAGCGGGTGTGAAACTTGAGGAAGATCTGCCGTCGGTAGGAAAATATCTCACGGGTAAGGACACAATTGCCTTTGGCTCACATGTGTTTACGATTATAGAAACACCGGGACATTCTCACGGTAGTGTGTTCTTCTACGATGAAGAGGAGCATGTTGCTTTCACGGGCGATACTCTTTTTCAGCGTTCCATTGGGAGAACAGACTTTGAAGGAGGCTCAATGTTCCAGATGATACAGAGTCTTCGCATTGTATGTCAGCTTCCTGATGACACCAGAGTGTATCCCGGACATGGCCCGGAAACAACAATTGGCGCAGAACTTGCCACTAATCCCTATTTAGACCGTTAG
- a CDS encoding DUF4929 family protein, producing the protein MKFMRTIFPLIVIFFLVVACRNNNENDVQMSNGIALSVVGNAFMSEDDAEGVTLNVLIAFAPTKDETIELTLEGNEDDIVHLDHNVLHFKAKQKEATVKVISNAKHALSVPKTLSITIGNTSDPRMKAADEGVKIVVTPDADIPVLTPEQLQLIAGYKEKFGFDLTSLLGKVPVEVTVLFNTKDKEEFFKGQSKASFKGFSIITLSEKATADAPILKIVDNPMGLTSFFYDVLKAKTVEDHEFFLQQPYGSAIVQAINYDATKEQFSMSLDDIKLIPSSGEVEFVVQRSNHYDEMISALPFVYYFSAWERVKELRDKGTLVYVKENGKIVGYQITDEFLLAGGSIDPQRWLGISDISRDTYNNTPSDWVTPKGHVDFTKGTMTFVFPWDFEAANGYQQVSVTYTMHK; encoded by the coding sequence ATGAAATTCATGAGAACAATCTTCCCGTTGATTGTTATTTTCTTCTTGGTAGTGGCCTGTAGAAACAATAACGAGAATGATGTGCAGATGTCAAATGGCATAGCCCTTTCTGTGGTTGGCAATGCCTTTATGTCTGAAGATGATGCAGAGGGCGTTACACTCAATGTGTTGATAGCCTTTGCTCCCACAAAAGACGAGACCATAGAGTTGACTTTGGAGGGCAATGAAGACGACATCGTGCACTTAGACCATAATGTTTTGCATTTTAAGGCAAAGCAAAAGGAGGCTACTGTGAAAGTGATATCCAATGCTAAGCATGCGCTTTCAGTACCAAAGACGCTGAGTATAACCATCGGAAATACATCAGACCCACGAATGAAAGCTGCAGATGAAGGGGTGAAAATCGTGGTTACACCTGATGCCGACATCCCCGTTTTGACGCCTGAACAGCTGCAACTCATTGCAGGATATAAAGAAAAGTTTGGTTTTGACCTCACTTCTCTATTAGGCAAGGTGCCTGTTGAGGTCACAGTTTTATTTAACACCAAAGATAAAGAGGAATTTTTCAAGGGGCAATCCAAGGCTTCTTTTAAGGGGTTCAGCATCATCACGCTCAGTGAGAAGGCAACAGCCGATGCGCCGATACTAAAGATTGTGGACAATCCTATGGGGCTAACGTCATTCTTTTACGATGTGTTGAAAGCTAAAACCGTGGAAGATCATGAGTTCTTTTTGCAGCAACCTTATGGCAGTGCGATAGTGCAGGCTATTAATTACGATGCAACAAAGGAACAATTCAGCATGAGCCTCGACGATATTAAGCTCATTCCGTCCTCAGGTGAGGTGGAGTTTGTGGTTCAACGTTCTAACCACTACGACGAGATGATATCCGCTTTACCCTTTGTTTATTACTTTTCAGCATGGGAAAGGGTTAAGGAACTACGTGACAAAGGAACTTTGGTATATGTGAAAGAGAATGGAAAGATTGTGGGTTATCAAATTACCGACGAGTTTCTTTTAGCCGGTGGCTCGATTGATCCCCAACGTTGGCTTGGTATAAGTGATATAAGTCGCGACACATATAATAACACTCCTTCTGATTGGGTGACGCCAAAAGGTCATGTAGATTTTACGAAAGGGACGATGACATTTGTGTTTCCATGGGACTTTGAGGCGGCAAATGGCTATCAACAAGTGAGTGTCACCTATACGATGCACAAGTAA
- a CDS encoding DUF488 domain-containing protein has translation MNEIKIKRVYDAADEHDGYRILADRLWPRGIAKVKADIDLWEKNIAPSAELRKWFGHIPENFPTFTERYITELEANPETNVFIELCRKQLKESNVTILFGAKDEVHNQAVVLRDYINRQLKTE, from the coding sequence ATGAACGAAATAAAGATTAAAAGGGTTTATGATGCTGCCGATGAACACGACGGCTATCGCATTTTGGCTGACAGATTGTGGCCAAGAGGAATTGCAAAAGTAAAAGCTGACATTGATCTTTGGGAGAAAAATATTGCTCCTTCAGCAGAATTAAGGAAATGGTTCGGCCATATCCCTGAGAATTTCCCTACTTTCACAGAACGCTACATCACAGAACTTGAGGCGAACCCAGAGACAAATGTATTCATTGAGCTTTGCCGAAAACAACTCAAAGAGAGCAATGTAACTATTCTGTTCGGCGCCAAAGATGAAGTCCACAACCAAGCTGTTGTATTGCGAGATTACATCAATAGGCAGTTAAAAACAGAATAA
- a CDS encoding HAD family hydrolase, translating to MKIRLILFDLGGVIYTSDRHEAVRRFGSLGLKDAEHQLSMYTQTGLFGALEEGKISDKEFVAQLSDKVGKSLSWDDCRLAWLGYATFLPQRNLNVLLRLRHMGFRLALASNTNPFMMSWIDSCDFDGKGNSIRSYLDELYVSYKIKALKPSPVFFEYILQKEKIQAEDVLFIDDGPRNVEAAHSLGIHTVLAVNGEDWTEDVLRLCTQTDF from the coding sequence ATGAAAATACGTTTGATTTTATTTGATTTAGGTGGCGTCATCTATACCAGTGACCGCCATGAAGCGGTGAGACGCTTTGGAAGTTTAGGTCTGAAAGATGCTGAACATCAACTGAGTATGTACACCCAGACGGGCCTTTTTGGTGCACTTGAAGAAGGAAAGATTAGTGATAAAGAATTTGTTGCACAGCTTTCTGACAAAGTCGGGAAATCGCTTTCATGGGATGACTGCAGGCTGGCGTGGTTGGGTTATGCCACCTTTTTGCCGCAACGTAATCTCAATGTGCTACTTCGCTTACGTCACATGGGTTTTCGTTTGGCCTTGGCCAGCAATACCAATCCATTCATGATGTCGTGGATTGACAGCTGTGATTTTGATGGGAAAGGCAATAGTATTCGGTCTTATTTAGATGAACTTTACGTCAGTTATAAGATAAAAGCGTTGAAGCCTTCACCTGTTTTCTTCGAATATATCCTTCAGAAGGAGAAGATACAAGCCGAAGATGTGCTGTTCATTGATGATGGACCACGCAATGTTGAGGCTGCCCATAGCTTAGGCATCCATACTGTTCTGGCTGTGAACGGGGAGGATTGGACAGAAGATGTGTTGCGTTTGTGCACGCAAACAGATTTTTGA
- the rsmG gene encoding 16S rRNA (guanine(527)-N(7))-methyltransferase RsmG, which yields MTDIITKYFPHLTEVQSRQFAMLDALYRDWNSKINVISRKDINNLYEHHVLHSLAIAKAIRFKEGTEILDFGTGGGFPGIPLAIMFPQCRFRLIDGTGKKIRVATEIAQAIGLTNVEALHRRGEEEKGKYDFIVSRAVMQLPDLMKIIRKNIRKEQRNALPNGLLCLKGGDLQEELKPFKNIVEVTPLADFFDEEWFREDKKLIYVPIG from the coding sequence ATGACAGACATCATTACGAAATATTTCCCTCATCTTACGGAAGTGCAGTCCCGACAGTTTGCAATGCTTGATGCACTCTATCGTGACTGGAACAGTAAAATCAATGTGATTTCGCGTAAAGATATCAACAACTTGTATGAGCATCATGTGCTCCATTCCTTGGCAATTGCCAAGGCTATCCGCTTCAAGGAGGGTACGGAGATACTCGATTTTGGCACGGGTGGCGGTTTCCCCGGCATCCCTTTGGCCATCATGTTCCCACAATGTAGGTTTCGGTTGATTGACGGAACGGGTAAGAAAATACGTGTAGCCACCGAGATTGCACAGGCAATTGGACTGACGAATGTCGAGGCCTTGCATCGTCGTGGAGAGGAGGAGAAAGGAAAATATGATTTCATCGTGAGTCGTGCTGTAATGCAGTTGCCCGATTTGATGAAGATTATCCGCAAGAACATCCGTAAGGAACAGCGGAATGCTTTGCCTAATGGTCTGCTGTGTCTGAAAGGTGGAGACTTGCAAGAAGAACTCAAACCGTTCAAGAACATTGTAGAAGTGACTCCGTTAGCAGATTTTTTCGACGAGGAATGGTTTCGTGAAGACAAGAAACTTATTTATGTCCCAATAGGCTGA
- the ruvC gene encoding crossover junction endodeoxyribonuclease RuvC: protein MAVNKAEKIILGIDPGTNVMGYGVLRVNGNKAKMEAMGVIDLRKVHDPYLRLGHIFERVTGIIESYLPDELAIEAPFFGKNVQSMLKLGRAQGVAIAAAIRRDVPIHEYAPLKIKMAITGQGQASKEQVAGMLQRVLHLEEEDMPRFMDATDALAAAYCHFLQMGRPETDARHYSSWKDFVVKNKQVVSKTSKTVASVVRPHKIP, encoded by the coding sequence ATGGCGGTGAACAAAGCAGAAAAAATCATCTTAGGTATTGACCCTGGAACGAATGTTATGGGCTATGGTGTACTTCGTGTGAATGGAAACAAGGCGAAGATGGAGGCTATGGGTGTTATAGATTTACGAAAGGTGCATGATCCTTATTTGCGTTTGGGACATATTTTCGAACGTGTAACAGGCATTATTGAGTCTTATCTTCCGGATGAGTTGGCTATTGAGGCACCGTTCTTTGGTAAAAATGTACAGTCGATGCTGAAGCTCGGACGTGCACAGGGGGTAGCTATTGCTGCTGCAATACGGCGTGATGTGCCCATTCACGAATATGCTCCGTTGAAGATTAAAATGGCAATCACAGGGCAGGGGCAGGCTTCTAAGGAACAGGTGGCGGGCATGTTGCAGCGTGTGTTGCATCTTGAAGAAGAAGACATGCCAAGATTTATGGATGCAACGGATGCTCTTGCTGCAGCCTATTGCCATTTTCTGCAAATGGGAAGACCCGAAACTGATGCCCGACATTACAGCAGCTGGAAAGACTTTGTCGTGAAAAACAAGCAGGTTGTTTCTAAGACTTCAAAGACTGTGGCAAGTGTTGTGAGACCGCATAAGATACCTTGA
- a CDS encoding 4Fe-4S binding protein, whose product MEIKNKKIKQLVSFVICFVVMAVIAVVRDGQILGHKMRVMPGDSIAKNIAVDTMYHTKDNVTVINTASLAKDVTGFGGTVPLEIYLKDGKILKIKALKNHETPEFFEQASKLLTAWNRKSVDEAQQLKVDAISGATFSSRGIIGNVERGLQYAAKNVHEKSFFEKMDLNTKTVAGLIVVLLAAVVPLFYRKKTYRTIQQILNVAVLGFWCGTFISYSLMVGYMSSGVNLWTSLIPVIMLITAFVYPLFGKKYYYCTNVCPCGALQELAGKVNKHKKLRMSQETAKQLGRFREILWATLTMLMLLGVGFQWMDYEVFAAFILQSASVVVLVLAVVVLALSIFIPRPYCRFICPTGVLFKIAQNSKS is encoded by the coding sequence GTGGAAATAAAGAATAAGAAGATAAAACAATTAGTCTCTTTTGTTATCTGTTTCGTAGTAATGGCCGTTATAGCTGTTGTGCGTGATGGGCAGATTTTGGGGCATAAAATGCGTGTAATGCCAGGTGATTCAATAGCAAAGAATATAGCTGTTGATACAATGTATCACACAAAGGATAATGTGACAGTTATCAATACGGCTTCTCTTGCAAAAGATGTGACGGGATTTGGAGGAACCGTTCCATTAGAGATTTACTTAAAGGATGGTAAGATTTTGAAAATCAAGGCACTGAAGAATCATGAAACACCAGAGTTCTTTGAACAGGCAAGTAAATTGCTGACAGCGTGGAATAGAAAATCCGTTGACGAGGCACAGCAACTGAAAGTCGATGCCATTAGTGGTGCAACATTCTCATCGCGTGGGATTATCGGTAATGTGGAACGTGGCCTTCAATATGCTGCAAAGAATGTGCATGAGAAGAGTTTCTTTGAAAAAATGGATCTTAATACCAAGACTGTTGCGGGTTTGATAGTCGTACTTTTAGCGGCTGTTGTTCCTTTGTTCTATCGTAAAAAGACCTATCGAACGATACAGCAGATACTGAATGTGGCCGTATTGGGCTTTTGGTGTGGCACGTTTATATCTTATTCCCTCATGGTTGGCTATATGTCAAGTGGTGTAAATCTATGGACTTCGCTTATCCCTGTCATTATGTTGATAACGGCATTTGTTTATCCTTTGTTTGGTAAAAAGTACTATTATTGTACGAATGTGTGTCCTTGTGGAGCACTTCAGGAGTTGGCAGGAAAGGTCAATAAGCATAAAAAGTTGAGAATGAGCCAGGAAACAGCCAAGCAGTTGGGACGCTTTCGCGAAATATTATGGGCCACACTTACGATGTTAATGCTGTTAGGCGTTGGCTTCCAATGGATGGATTATGAGGTGTTTGCAGCCTTTATCCTGCAAAGTGCATCGGTCGTTGTGTTGGTTTTGGCAGTCGTAGTGCTTGCATTGTCAATCTTTATACCACGCCCTTACTGTCGCTTTATTTGCCCAACAGGTGTTTTGTTCAAGATAGCTCAAAACTCGAAGTCATGA